A window from Carassius gibelio isolate Cgi1373 ecotype wild population from Czech Republic chromosome B3, carGib1.2-hapl.c, whole genome shotgun sequence encodes these proteins:
- the angptl6 gene encoding angiopoietin-related protein 6, with amino-acid sequence MEIPVTCVLGFLLVFGGACSNADTSKEDAGQKKSSGTTEKKPSRCSYTFIVPQQKLTGALCVSTETARVNRSEMVSLRALLDRQQEHLDAMRGQLEQEGTLANEMRVLRRESVNMNARITQLYAQLMDEIIQKKDQVLEQRRLESLVLNATAQVLQVSSSYRDLEKKYDALTSLVSNQSQLITHLEKQCQLKNPQATTSLPVQQSSGLVDVNTEAKEVASNVQRDQSAPLHQEQSPSELLEPFDGLPHLPTDTPFTSYPVTKSPGPWNDCQHVLESGEKTSGIYLLRPRNTNTLLQAWCDQSRAQGGWTVIQRRQDGSVNFFRTWEQYKQGFGNLDGEYWLGLEHLYWLTSQATYKLRVAMEDWQGRQAFAEYDSFQVEPESDWYRLRLGSYQGNAGDSLSWHNNKAFTTLDRDKDAYSGNCAHYQKGGWWYHMCAHSNLNGVWYRGGHYRSRYQDGVYWAELHGGSYSLKKVDMMIKPA; translated from the exons ATGGAAATTCCAGTGACCTGTGTCTTGGGCTTCCTGCTGGTTTTTGGTGGGGCCTGCTCTAACGCAGACACCTCCAAGGAAGATGCAGGTCAGAAAAAATCGTCTGGAACAACAGAGAAAAAGCCGAGCCGCTGTTCCTACACTTTCATCGTACCTCAGCAGAAGTTAACAGGGGCGCTTTGTGTGAGTACTGAGACAGCTCGTGTCAACCGCTCTGAGATGGTGTCCCTGCGCGCGCTGTTGGACCGGCAGCAGGAACATCTGGACGCAATGCGTGGGCAGCTGGAGCAGGAGGGCACACTGGCCAATGAGATGAGAGTTCTGCGCAGGGAGAGTGTCAACATGAATGCCCGCATCACCCAACTCTACGCCCAACTGATGGATGAGATCATCCAGAAGAAGGATCAGGTTTTGGAGCAACGGAGGCTCGAGAGTTTGGTGCTTAATGCAACAGCCCAG GTGCTTCAGGTGTCCAGCAGTTACAGAGACCTGGAAAAGAAGTACGACGCACTGACTTCTCTAGTGAGCAACCAGAGCCAACTAATCACACATCTGGAGAAACAGTGCCAGCTCAAGAACCCGCAG GCAACCACATCACTTCCGGTTCAGCAGTCTAGTGGGTTGGTGGATGTGAACACAGAGGCTAAAGAAGTTGCCAGCAATGTCCAAAGAGACCAAAGTGCCCCTTTGCACCAGGAACAGAGTCCTTCAGAACTGCTGGAGCCCTTTGATGGCTTGCCCCATCTGCCAACAGACACACCTTTCACCAGTTACCCCGTGACTAAATCTCCAG GACCGTGGAATGACTGCCAACATGTGCTGGAGTCTGGAGAGAAGACCAGCGGCATCTACCTGCTGCGACCGCGCAATACTAACACACTTCTGCAGGCCTGGTGTGACCAGAGCAGAGCGCAGGGTGGCTGGACCGTAATCCAGAGGAGACAGGATGGCTCTGTCAACTTCTTCAGGACCTGGGAACAGTACAAG CAAGGTTTTGGGAATCTGGATGGTGAATACTGGCTGGGTTTGGAGCACCTGTACTGGCTCACCTCTCAGGCCACCTACAAGCTGCGAGTAGCCATGGAAGACTGGCAAGGACGACAGGCGTTTGCAGAGTACGACAGCTTTCAGGTGGAACCGGAGAGTGACTGGTATCGTCTACGATTAGGCAGTTATCAAGGCAACGCAGGAGACTCCCTTTCATGGCACAACAATAAAGCGTTCACCACTCTGGACCGTGATAAGGATGCTTATTCAG GTAACTGTGCTCATTACCAGAAGGGTGGCTGGTGGTACCACATGTGTGCCCACTCCAACTTGAATGGGGTGTGGTATAGAGGAGGCCATTACAGAAGTCGATACCAGGATGGTGTTTACTGGGCAGAGCTGCACGGAGGCTCGTACTCTCTAAAGAAAGTGGACATGATGATCAAACCTGCTTAA